The Exiguobacterium sp. BMC-KP genome has a segment encoding these proteins:
- the rpsL gene encoding 30S ribosomal protein S12 has product MPTINQLVRKGRQSKVVKSDSPALNKGYNSFIKARTDISSPQKRGVCTRVGTMTPKKPNSALRKYARVRLTNTMEVTAYIPGIGHNLQEHSVVLIRGGRVKDLPGVRYHIVRGALDTAGVDGRMQGRSKYGTKRPKAAKK; this is encoded by the coding sequence ATGCCTACTATCAACCAATTAGTCCGTAAAGGACGTCAATCAAAAGTTGTGAAATCAGATTCGCCAGCGCTGAACAAAGGGTACAACAGCTTCATTAAAGCTCGTACTGACATCAGCTCACCACAAAAACGTGGTGTTTGTACTCGTGTAGGTACAATGACTCCGAAGAAACCGAACTCGGCTCTTCGTAAATACGCACGTGTACGTTTGACGAATACAATGGAAGTAACAGCTTACATCCCAGGTATCGGCCACAACCTTCAAGAGCACAGTGTTGTTCTTATCCGCGGCGGCCGCGTAAAAGACTTACCAGGGGTACGTTACCACATCGTTCGTGGTGCGCTTGATACAGCTGGTGTTGACGGCCGTATGCAAGGTCGCTCGAAATATGGTACTAAACGTCCAAAAGCAGCAAAAAAATAA
- a CDS encoding ribosomal L7Ae/L30e/S12e/Gadd45 family protein, translating into MSYKKVVGADLKFVGQKQTLKALRSGKASEVIIADDADEHVKQALLDAAKQANVPVVNVPSKQELGKACGIDVAATAVAIKKV; encoded by the coding sequence ATGTCTTACAAAAAAGTAGTCGGCGCAGATTTGAAGTTTGTCGGTCAAAAGCAAACGCTCAAAGCATTGCGATCTGGCAAGGCGTCGGAAGTGATCATTGCGGATGACGCAGATGAACACGTAAAACAAGCATTGCTCGATGCGGCGAAACAAGCTAACGTTCCAGTCGTGAATGTTCCTTCTAAGCAAGAGCTTGGAAAAGCTTGTGGAATCGATGTCGCAGCAACCGCTGTTGCCATTAAGAAAGTTTGA